The following proteins come from a genomic window of Streptomyces sp. Sge12:
- a CDS encoding LamG-like jellyroll fold domain-containing protein: MTDGTNPPSHPQPEPAPGSGGYGFPPGPPAQGGYGYPSSAGSYGYPQGGQQPNPYQQQDAGGGQWQPAPTPAQPGFTRLAGPDLPGAPQPDWDAMADRSAAERRKKRLWMLGGGVTVLALLAGGGTFFLLGDGGDDNGQPDAQPSASAAAPEPGESSPAAYTATVAGDDTLLRDSYGKMGIRLGPDLKVGPLGKRFQVVGKGTAKSWGQSAEPVVDVTKSFTLTARAYNSAAKGSRIVMSQGDGESFSFELGVNEVNGKQAWIFRVQTGDKGAAATTRTVTAEGLNMVKTPTLLMATYDAEKKAIALYVDGKKAGETPVGPIWQAPGPLQLGRSKHHNIWTGPWQGALHNIKVYDMAFTVDQAAGYKEGKLSPAPKPTHAWLLT; this comes from the coding sequence ATGACCGACGGTACGAATCCCCCGAGCCACCCGCAGCCCGAGCCCGCCCCCGGCAGCGGCGGATACGGGTTCCCGCCGGGACCGCCCGCGCAGGGCGGCTACGGCTACCCGTCCTCGGCCGGCAGCTACGGCTACCCGCAGGGCGGCCAGCAGCCGAACCCCTACCAGCAGCAGGACGCGGGAGGCGGCCAGTGGCAGCCGGCGCCGACCCCGGCCCAGCCGGGCTTCACGCGGCTCGCCGGCCCGGACCTGCCCGGCGCACCGCAGCCGGACTGGGACGCCATGGCCGACCGCTCGGCGGCGGAGCGGCGCAAGAAGCGGCTGTGGATGCTGGGCGGCGGGGTGACCGTACTGGCACTGCTGGCCGGCGGCGGAACGTTCTTCCTGTTGGGCGACGGCGGCGACGACAACGGTCAGCCGGACGCGCAGCCCTCGGCGTCGGCCGCCGCACCCGAGCCGGGCGAGTCCTCGCCCGCCGCGTACACCGCCACCGTCGCGGGCGACGACACCCTGCTGCGCGACAGCTACGGAAAGATGGGCATACGGCTGGGCCCCGACCTCAAGGTCGGGCCGCTGGGCAAGCGGTTCCAGGTCGTCGGCAAGGGCACCGCGAAGTCGTGGGGGCAGTCCGCCGAGCCGGTCGTGGACGTGACGAAGAGCTTCACCCTCACGGCCCGGGCCTACAACTCCGCGGCCAAGGGCTCGCGGATCGTCATGAGCCAGGGCGACGGGGAGTCGTTCTCCTTCGAGCTCGGCGTGAACGAGGTGAACGGAAAGCAGGCCTGGATCTTCCGCGTGCAGACGGGCGACAAGGGCGCCGCGGCCACCACGCGGACCGTCACCGCCGAGGGGCTCAACATGGTGAAGACCCCCACGCTGCTGATGGCCACCTACGACGCCGAGAAGAAGGCGATCGCCCTCTACGTGGACGGCAAGAAGGCCGGCGAGACCCCGGTGGGGCCCATCTGGCAGGCCCCCGGCCCGCTCCAGCTCGGCCGGTCCAAGCACCACAACATCTGGACCGGTCCGTGGCAGGGCGCCCTGCACAACATCAAGGTCTACGACATGGCCTTCACGGTGGACCAGGCCGCCGGGTACAAGGAGGGCAAGCTCTCACCTGCACCGAAGCCGACCCATGCCTGGCTGCTCACCTGA
- a CDS encoding M23 family metallopeptidase, protein MFAKRVITRRTRIAVGTTALGAVLALGAGTTAAFADAPQTAVTAKAAGAAGAAGASKTGLWDKPLEKYTLSATFGKGGNMWSHKHSGQDFAVPVGTPVQAAASGVIVKAGPNGGGDGPAYGNAIVIKHANNTYSQYAHLSKIQVKIGQKVKASQRIALSGNTGNSSGPHLHFEIRTTPNYGSAVNPVAFLRTNGVTV, encoded by the coding sequence ATGTTCGCGAAGCGCGTCATCACCCGTCGTACCCGTATCGCTGTCGGCACCACCGCTCTCGGTGCGGTGCTGGCCCTCGGGGCGGGCACGACCGCCGCGTTCGCAGACGCCCCGCAGACCGCCGTCACCGCCAAGGCGGCCGGCGCGGCCGGTGCCGCGGGCGCCTCGAAGACCGGTCTCTGGGACAAGCCGCTGGAGAAGTACACGCTGTCCGCCACCTTCGGCAAGGGCGGCAACATGTGGTCCCACAAGCACTCCGGCCAGGACTTCGCCGTTCCGGTCGGTACCCCGGTCCAGGCCGCGGCCTCCGGCGTCATCGTCAAGGCCGGCCCGAACGGCGGCGGCGACGGCCCCGCGTACGGCAACGCCATCGTGATCAAGCACGCCAACAACACGTACTCGCAGTACGCGCACCTCTCGAAGATCCAGGTCAAGATCGGCCAGAAGGTCAAGGCCTCGCAGCGGATCGCCCTGTCCGGCAACACCGGCAACTCCAGCGGCCCGCACCTGCACTTCGAGATCCGCACCACCCCGAACTACGGCTCCGCCGTCAACCCGGTGGCCTTCCTGCGCACCAACGGCGTCACCGTCTGA